In Camelus dromedarius isolate mCamDro1 chromosome 24, mCamDro1.pat, whole genome shotgun sequence, one genomic interval encodes:
- the KNOP1 gene encoding lysine-rich nucleolar protein 1, translated as MITKTQKGDLGLGLPEKKKKKKRKAVKEPETQYSALNSDTYSAEVCPTRVTSPSKNVVQGPAPEMPLVKKKKKKKKGHSTGCGEPLEPETTSRAGQTEMSPSPGKQVLGPSELSGEKKKGKRKSLSPGLRVKTSPEPRQGDEVTRVGKKLKKQKKEKKGQETTAISARDPWCCEAGDAPYTCSVVKDGEEQAASGQKRKQGSSKEHSMKMKKKKKIHQEGDTPLGHPKLSMSVESSSRKRSKKKPIKVEAPEYIPLGDGPRTPAKKKMKSKKKAEHTGIEESILKRKKKKKKKKKQESRAAAEPWEEEPDTDLEVVLEKKGNMDETHIDQVRRKALQEEIDRESGKTEASDTKKWTGTQFGQWDTAGFANEEQKLKFLKLMGGFKNLSPSFSRPPSTTRRPNMALSKKAADTLQQNLQQDYDRALSWKASRGAGLGFAPAPGKVFYIDRNASKSIKFED; from the exons atgatCACTAAGACCCAGAAAGGAGACCTGGGCCTTGGGCtcccagagaaaaagaagaagaagaaaaggaaggcagtCAAAGAACCAGAGACTCAATACTCAGCTTTAAACAGTGACACTTATTCTGCTGAGGTTTGTCCCACAAGAGTCACATCACCCTCGAAGAATGTGGTCCAAGGGCCGGCACCCGAAATGCCtttagtaaagaaaaagaagaaaaaaaagaagggtcACAGCACTGGCTGCGGAGAGCCCCTAGAACCTGAGACCACATCACGGGCTGGACAGACTGAAATGTCGCCCAGCCCCGGGAAGCAGGTGCTTGGTCCATCCGAGCTcagtggggagaagaaaaaaggaaagaggaagtcCTTGTCCCCTGGCTTGAGGGTGAAGACCTCCCCAGAACCCAGGCAAGGTGACGAGGTGACCAGAGTTGGCAAGAagctcaaaaaacaaaagaaggagaaaaagggtCAGGAAACCACAGCCATCTCAGCCAGGGACCCTTGGTGCTGTGAGGCTGGGGATGCTCCCTACACTTGCTCAGTAGTGAAGGATGGTGAGGAGCAGGCAGCCTCGGGGCAGAAACGGAAGCAGGGGAGCTCCAAGGAACACAGcatgaagatgaagaagaaaaagaaaatccatcaaGAGGGAGATACCCCCCTGGGACACCCCAAGCTCTCCATGTCTGTGGAGAGCAGCTctaggaaaagaagtaaaaagaagccAATCAAAGTCGAGGCTCCAGAATACATCCCTCTAGGAGATGGCCCCAGGACCcctgcaaagaagaaaatgaagtccAAGAAAAAAGCAGAACACACAGGCATTGAGGAGTCAAttttgaagaggaagaagaagaagaagaagaagaagaagcaggaGAGCAGAGCAGCAGCAGAACCTTGGGAGGAG GAGCCCGACACAGACTTAGAGGTGGTGTTGGAAAAGAAAGGCAACATGGACGAGACACACATAGACCAG GTGAGGCGAAAGGCCTTGCAAGAAGAGATCGATCGTGAGTCAGGCAAAACAGAAgcttctgacaccaagaagtggACA GGAACTCAGTTTGGCCAATGGGATACTGCTGGTTTTGCAAACGAGGAACAGAAACTGAAATTTCTCAAACTCATGGGGGGCTTTAAAAATCTGTCCCCTTCATTCAGTCGCCCCCCCAGCACGACCAGAAGGCCCAACATGGCTCTGAGCAAGAAGGCGGCCGACACCCTGCAGCAGAACCTGCAGCAGGACTACGACCGGGCCCTGAGCTGGAAGGCCAGCCGCGGGGCAGGCCTCGGCTTCGCCCCTGCCCCGGGCAAGGTCTTCTACATTGACAGGAACGCGTCCAAGTCAATCAAGTTTGAAGATTAA